From the Parcubacteria group bacterium genome, one window contains:
- a CDS encoding thioredoxin family protein, whose protein sequence is MKVLKFGAVWCSGCLVMKPRWKKIEEENPWLKTEYYDFDNDKEMVEKYQIDKTLPTFVFLDKEGKEFLRLNGEISKDKLVELINQDKDK, encoded by the coding sequence ATGAAAGTATTAAAATTCGGAGCTGTTTGGTGTTCCGGGTGTTTGGTGATGAAACCAAGATGGAAAAAAATTGAAGAAGAGAACCCATGGCTCAAAACCGAGTATTATGATTTTGACAATGACAAAGAAATGGTGGAAAAATATCAGATTGACAAAACTCTTCCCACTTTTGTTTTTTTGGACAAAGAGGGAAAAGAATTTTTGCGCTTAAACGGAGAAATCAGTAAGGACAAGTTAGTTGAACTTATCAATCAAGATAAAGACAAATAG
- a CDS encoding Mrp/NBP35 family ATP-binding protein, translating to MENRIKNILLVISGKGGVGKSTVATNLAIILADKGLKVGLLDADIHGPNLALMLGVQDKMIISHGENQIFPVEIRENLSLVSMSYFIPKLDSPIIWRGPMKMKVIERFIKDVTWEDLDWLIIDSPPGTGDEPLSIAQLLPEAGAIIVTTPQDVSLLDSKKAINFAKSLKLKIYGLIENMSGLQCPHCGETINLFKKGGGEKIAKQYKITFLGTVPIDPKIVISGDDGNPLAVDKNSDTTKIFASIAKKILVKK from the coding sequence ATGGAAAACAGAATAAAAAATATATTACTGGTTATTTCTGGTAAGGGAGGCGTAGGCAAATCAACCGTAGCTACTAATCTGGCTATTATTCTTGCGGATAAAGGATTGAAAGTCGGTTTGCTTGATGCTGATATTCACGGTCCGAATTTAGCATTGATGCTGGGCGTGCAAGACAAGATGATAATTTCGCACGGAGAAAATCAAATATTCCCAGTGGAAATAAGAGAAAATTTATCATTAGTTTCAATGTCCTATTTCATACCAAAACTAGATTCGCCGATTATCTGGCGCGGTCCGATGAAAATGAAGGTTATTGAAAGATTCATAAAAGATGTGACTTGGGAAGATTTAGATTGGCTCATAATTGATTCTCCTCCTGGCACTGGCGATGAGCCTCTTTCAATTGCTCAGTTGTTACCTGAAGCGGGTGCAATTATAGTCACTACTCCGCAAGATGTTTCTTTATTGGACTCGAAGAAAGCGATAAATTTTGCCAAGTCGCTGAAATTAAAAATTTACGGATTGATTGAAAATATGAGCGGATTACAATGTCCACATTGCGGTGAAACTATAAATTTATTCAAAAAAGGAGGCGGAGAAAAAATCGCCAAGCAATATAAAATAACGTTTTTGGGAACTGTTCCGATTGATCCTAAAATAGTTATTTCTGGAGATGATGGCAATCCGCTTGCTGTGGATAAAAATTCCGATACGACTAAAATATTCGCATCAATTGCTAAAAAAATATTAGTTAAAAAATAA
- a CDS encoding cation diffusion facilitator family transporter, producing the protein MKERIAIISILANASLAGGKIAVGIFSNSSAILAAGIDSFVDIFSSAISYIGIKISGKPADKEHPYGHYKFEVLGGVIITLIILATGIGIIYNAFVKFLHPQEIEIGYLAFGIMIFSSIVNEIMARLKTYYGKKENSISLLSDGVHSRIDVCTSLIILIGLFLTPYWIYADSLLAILMGIYIVKEAFLVGKDAAGSLLDVSAGEEIENTIKEIAKAENIEIISLKTQKKGSATTANLEINLPNNLKVEEATKISERLREDLMKGIESLQYVIIQITSHEVESSFYKPSFGKSFGWQRRGKFKKKIEKATGQGPDGKCVCPKCGYSVSHERGVPCGTLKCPKCNVNLERK; encoded by the coding sequence ATGAAAGAAAGAATTGCAATTATATCAATACTGGCAAACGCATCATTGGCTGGAGGCAAAATTGCTGTCGGAATATTTTCTAATTCATCGGCAATTTTAGCAGCGGGTATTGATTCTTTCGTGGATATATTTTCCTCCGCTATCAGCTATATCGGAATTAAAATATCAGGGAAGCCAGCAGACAAGGAGCATCCCTATGGGCATTACAAATTTGAAGTTTTGGGCGGTGTCATTATTACATTGATTATTTTGGCAACTGGCATCGGTATTATTTACAACGCTTTCGTAAAGTTTCTCCATCCGCAAGAAATTGAAATCGGTTATTTGGCTTTTGGAATAATGATTTTTTCCAGCATTGTAAATGAAATAATGGCAAGGCTAAAAACCTATTACGGCAAAAAAGAAAATTCTATCAGCCTGCTTTCCGATGGAGTACATTCCAGAATTGATGTTTGCACTTCTTTGATAATTTTAATCGGTTTATTTTTAACTCCTTATTGGATTTATGCCGATTCTTTGTTGGCAATACTGATGGGGATATATATAGTAAAAGAAGCATTCTTAGTGGGGAAAGATGCGGCAGGATCGCTTTTGGATGTTTCTGCCGGAGAAGAAATAGAGAACACTATAAAAGAAATCGCCAAGGCGGAAAATATTGAAATTATTTCATTAAAAACTCAAAAGAAAGGCTCGGCTACTACAGCAAATTTGGAAATAAATCTGCCTAACAATCTAAAAGTGGAAGAAGCGACAAAAATTTCCGAAAGATTAAGGGAAGATCTAATGAAAGGAATTGAAAGTTTGCAATATGTCATCATTCAAATTACCAGCCACGAAGTTGAAAGCAGTTTTTATAAGCCAAGCTTTGGAAAAAGTTTCGGTTGGCAAAGGAGAGGAAAGTTTAAGAAAAAAATTGAAAAAGCAACAGGGCAAGGTCCTGATGGCAAATGTGTTTGTCCGAAATGCGGTTATAGCGTTTCTCACGAAAGAGGAGTGCCTTGCGGAACTTTAAAATGTCCTAAGTGCAATGTTAATTTGGAAAGAAAATAA
- a CDS encoding DUF134 domain-containing protein → MTRPRLCKRLRFKPKAHYFKPQGIPMYELDEIVLTKEEMETVKLKDFDGLEQTEAAEKMNTSQSTFQRILSSARVKIAEAIVKGKALRIEE, encoded by the coding sequence ATGACTAGACCAAGACTATGTAAGCGATTACGCTTCAAACCCAAAGCTCATTATTTCAAACCCCAGGGAATTCCGATGTATGAATTGGACGAGATTGTTTTAACTAAGGAAGAAATGGAGACAGTAAAACTTAAGGATTTTGACGGGCTGGAACAAACCGAAGCAGCGGAAAAAATGAACACCTCGCAAAGCACGTTTCAACGGATTTTGTCTTCCGCTAGAGTTAAAATTGCCGAGGCAATCGTTAAGGGCAAAGCATTAAGAATTGAAGAATAA